The uncultured Desulfobulbus sp. genome window below encodes:
- the gspL gene encoding type II secretion system protein GspL: MGRRTLGIDIGDSHIAGVVLEQQRGGTVLHGYHCLSRDELASPAAAIVQLCQALSWDGEICICGLPLSLLSIRNLQLPFSDVKKITQALLFELEEQVLAPPDSLSYDYRIARKNGNGCLLVVFAIAKDWLAAMLAETVHVVDPDRVLPAMLPLAEQCAHFCVDNAPFLLVHADLHSMSIALVIEGRPMLFRRLPHSEAMILHPPFEVDGDTVQSEMPAAGECVEYIAGLILQSLDFFRMENRVSSELSSVILTGPLAGVDDGLIAHLSQALQLSVKRMNLLDQAQVVATDEQREQWSANQMDRALALALEGKKKGGLTLRTHHLSKKRSFVSRRRNLFFSVVAACLLLFFGLGYLGVDTYQLRHKNAVIEGKMRGLYQETFPEVTRIQAPYIEMQAKLRALQGPESPLPYFVTDRWVLPVLADISSRIPSTLKVKVSRFSIDREAVTMKGTTDSFNGVEIMKTALSASPNLTTVRIVSATADKGNQDGAIRFELQMQLENI; this comes from the coding sequence ATGGGCAGAAGGACTCTAGGGATAGATATCGGTGACAGTCACATTGCCGGGGTGGTTCTTGAGCAGCAACGTGGTGGGACGGTGTTGCATGGCTACCATTGCCTGTCCAGGGATGAGCTTGCGAGTCCAGCTGCAGCCATTGTACAACTCTGTCAAGCTCTGAGCTGGGATGGGGAGATTTGTATATGTGGCTTACCACTGTCGCTGTTGAGTATACGCAACCTGCAGCTTCCTTTTTCTGATGTCAAAAAAATAACACAGGCACTACTTTTTGAACTGGAAGAACAAGTGCTTGCTCCTCCCGATTCGCTCAGCTATGACTATCGCATTGCCCGAAAAAACGGTAATGGCTGTTTGTTGGTTGTTTTTGCCATAGCGAAGGATTGGCTCGCGGCGATGCTTGCAGAAACGGTCCATGTTGTTGATCCGGATCGCGTTCTTCCTGCCATGTTGCCTCTTGCAGAGCAGTGCGCCCATTTCTGTGTGGATAACGCCCCCTTTTTGCTTGTCCATGCCGACCTGCATTCCATGAGCATTGCTCTGGTCATTGAAGGGAGGCCTATGCTCTTTCGTCGTTTACCTCATTCTGAAGCTATGATTCTTCATCCACCCTTCGAGGTGGATGGGGATACTGTGCAATCAGAGATGCCAGCTGCCGGGGAGTGTGTTGAGTATATAGCTGGATTGATTCTCCAGAGCCTTGATTTTTTTCGCATGGAAAATCGGGTTAGTAGCGAGCTGAGCTCAGTCATCCTTACAGGCCCCCTGGCAGGGGTGGATGATGGCTTGATAGCCCATTTATCCCAGGCTCTGCAGTTGTCGGTAAAGCGTATGAATCTGCTTGACCAGGCTCAGGTTGTCGCAACAGATGAGCAACGGGAACAGTGGTCTGCAAATCAAATGGATCGCGCTCTGGCCTTGGCTCTTGAGGGTAAGAAAAAAGGTGGGCTTACGCTTCGCACACATCATCTATCCAAAAAAAGAAGCTTCGTCTCCAGGCGTCGGAACCTCTTCTTCTCAGTTGTTGCCGCCTGTCTGCTTTTGTTTTTCGGGCTGGGGTACTTAGGAGTAGACACCTATCAGCTACGGCATAAAAATGCAGTGATTGAGGGCAAAATGCGAGGTCTCTATCAGGAAACATTCCCTGAAGTGACCAGGATTCAGGCCCCGTATATCGAGATGCAGGCAAAATTGAGGGCTCTGCAGGGGCCGGAGTCCCCACTTCCTTATTTTGTGACTGATCGTTGGGTCTTACCCGTGCTTGCAGACATTTCCAGCAGGATTCCTTCTACTCTCAAGGTCAAAGTAAGCCGTTTTAGTATTGACCGAGAAGCTGTAACTATGAAAGGGACCACGGACTCCTTTAACGGTGTTGAAATTATGAAAACGGCTCTTTCTGCTTCACCGAATCTGACCACTGTTCGTATTGTCTCGGCGACTGCCGATAAAGGCAACCAAGACGGGGCCATTCGTTTTGAGCTGCAAATGCAGCTGGAGAATATCTAA
- the gspK gene encoding type II secretion system minor pseudopilin GspK, giving the protein MDSESRLRDQSGMALVMTLMIISFLVAMTLQLMMSADRQMSVAANAQERAKLDGMVLGGLNLVLAALQADQKENNFDSNQDVWAHFDPEKLQGLTENLQVEIKIEDRSGRLPINLLLGDEDGRYRAILLRLLLSGRFALESQEQAEALLDALIDWLDEDDEERPLGAESSYYQGLEAPYSCRNGAVLSEEELLLVRGMTSQIAYGDQSHEGLFNFIDATSKVGKINLNTASLPVLMALHVDLNVEVAQELIDYRKETHNREKLAVQDWYNRVPGFPKGIDLSSLPLQVQSSSFFARIQVRHNSFQRTGLARISRSSQGLEVVTWQMQ; this is encoded by the coding sequence GTGGACAGTGAGTCAAGGCTGCGTGATCAGTCAGGCATGGCGCTAGTGATGACACTGATGATTATTAGCTTTCTGGTTGCCATGACCCTGCAGCTAATGATGAGCGCAGATCGCCAGATGTCAGTTGCTGCAAACGCACAGGAGCGAGCGAAACTCGATGGTATGGTGCTTGGAGGATTGAATCTGGTCCTGGCCGCTTTGCAGGCTGATCAGAAAGAGAATAATTTTGATTCAAATCAGGATGTTTGGGCTCATTTTGACCCAGAAAAGCTTCAGGGATTGACAGAAAATCTGCAGGTAGAGATTAAGATTGAGGATCGTTCTGGACGACTACCGATTAACCTGCTGCTAGGAGATGAAGATGGCCGCTACCGGGCTATCTTGCTCCGTTTACTTCTCTCAGGACGCTTTGCCTTAGAGTCCCAGGAACAGGCGGAAGCCCTCTTAGACGCTTTGATTGATTGGCTGGATGAAGATGATGAAGAGCGGCCCCTTGGAGCAGAAAGCAGTTATTACCAAGGGCTGGAGGCTCCCTATAGTTGCCGAAACGGTGCGGTGCTCTCAGAAGAAGAGTTATTGCTTGTACGGGGGATGACCTCGCAAATTGCCTATGGCGATCAATCCCATGAAGGGCTGTTCAACTTTATAGACGCAACGAGCAAGGTCGGTAAAATTAATCTTAATACTGCTTCCCTTCCAGTGCTTATGGCTCTGCATGTTGATCTAAATGTGGAAGTAGCACAAGAATTGATTGATTATCGCAAAGAAACTCACAATAGAGAAAAACTTGCTGTACAAGATTGGTACAATCGCGTACCTGGTTTTCCTAAAGGGATCGATTTGAGTAGCCTTCCCTTACAGGTTCAGTCTTCTTCATTTTTTGCCCGTATCCAAGTGCGGCACAACAGTTTTCAACGGACCGGACTGGCCCGTATTTCTCGTTCTTCACAGGGGCTTGAGGTGGTTACCTGGCAGATGCAATAG
- a CDS encoding prepilin-type N-terminal cleavage/methylation domain-containing protein, which translates to MNKHGFTLLEVLLAISMLAVVVTMLSFSLGGSMRVFEATEGDEVIYTMAQTAMERMVEDLSSAFVVKGCALNGETQLVNGYRADRVELCSFAHIVFNPSKQKRGLARIGYRLEQSETDEEAYKLLRSDQLLIPLQDDRAAVTAPGFIIADNLRSLQLTYFNAEGQEFDNWQGETDEPLAPNQTSQDPAMQLPAAIHCILEFWADEQHSSTIIFSARAVLPVGANGGQ; encoded by the coding sequence ATGAATAAGCACGGTTTTACTCTGCTTGAGGTCCTGCTTGCTATCAGTATGCTGGCTGTAGTGGTTACCATGCTCTCATTTTCTCTGGGAGGGTCCATGCGAGTTTTTGAGGCAACAGAAGGGGACGAAGTCATCTACACCATGGCGCAGACTGCCATGGAGCGGATGGTTGAAGATTTAAGCAGTGCATTTGTGGTCAAGGGCTGTGCTTTGAATGGTGAGACTCAGCTTGTAAACGGCTACCGGGCTGACAGAGTTGAGTTGTGTTCTTTTGCACACATTGTCTTTAATCCCAGCAAGCAAAAGCGGGGGCTCGCACGTATCGGCTACAGACTGGAGCAGAGTGAGACTGATGAGGAGGCATATAAACTGCTGCGTTCTGATCAGCTATTGATTCCGTTGCAGGATGATCGGGCAGCCGTGACAGCTCCTGGTTTTATAATCGCAGATAATCTACGTTCCTTGCAGTTGACCTATTTCAATGCGGAAGGTCAGGAATTTGACAACTGGCAGGGGGAGACCGATGAACCGCTTGCGCCCAATCAGACCTCACAGGATCCCGCTATGCAATTGCCAGCGGCAATTCACTGTATTCTTGAGTTTTGGGCAGACGAGCAACACTCCTCTACGATTATCTTCAGTGCGCGTGCAGTGCTGCCGGTGGGGGCAAACGGTGGACAGTGA
- a CDS encoding prepilin-type N-terminal cleavage/methylation domain-containing protein codes for MFSKQVCRNGFTLLEVMIAVAIIAIAVVSLLGAQSQSVSIAGSAKFDTRASMLAQWKMADLMLQPYGELSDDSGNFGEDYPEYRWKLHVTEPTEDETGLSGTNGQIKTLDIEVHSTLESEQAYSLRTFVADIVRGKKAQAEGAPQPQEQQTNE; via the coding sequence GTGTTCAGTAAACAGGTGTGCCGAAATGGTTTTACCTTGCTCGAAGTTATGATTGCCGTGGCGATTATAGCCATTGCGGTTGTGAGTTTGCTTGGTGCACAGTCGCAGAGTGTCTCTATTGCTGGCAGCGCGAAGTTTGATACCAGGGCTTCCATGCTGGCTCAATGGAAAATGGCTGACCTGATGTTGCAGCCGTATGGAGAACTCTCCGATGATTCTGGAAATTTTGGTGAGGACTATCCCGAGTATCGGTGGAAATTACACGTAACTGAGCCCACTGAGGACGAAACAGGGCTGTCTGGAACCAATGGGCAGATCAAGACGCTTGACATAGAGGTGCACTCAACCCTGGAAAGCGAACAGGCCTATAGCCTCCGGACCTTTGTTGCCGATATTGTCAGGGGCAAAAAGGCGCAAGCAGAGGGGGCTCCGCAACCTCAAGAGCAACAGACCAATGAATAA
- a CDS encoding type II secretion system protein, whose translation MGLMVRPVARGWTLISITGSWNNSAVSGRRPSKQGGFTLLELIVVMALIALTASFAVPQLGGGLVSDQVKTTARRLVGMVYQAADLARREQVVYLMRYKVTEHRFEASPEVTVQETTDHAQPKTLSLAVPESVLVDQFWSWYGGMQSRDEGSIRFTPQGYVEPTILYLKREDGQEMSLILSPFLGTVTVVDGHVVPDTTLFAK comes from the coding sequence ATGGGCCTGATGGTCAGGCCGGTGGCGAGGGGATGGACGCTGATATCAATAACTGGGAGTTGGAATAATTCGGCTGTGAGCGGGCGTAGGCCATCGAAACAGGGAGGCTTTACCCTATTGGAACTGATTGTGGTCATGGCCCTAATTGCCCTTACCGCAAGTTTTGCTGTTCCTCAGTTAGGGGGGGGGCTGGTCTCTGATCAGGTGAAAACCACTGCGCGGCGATTAGTGGGGATGGTCTACCAGGCTGCAGATTTAGCCAGGCGTGAACAGGTGGTCTATCTTATGCGTTATAAGGTGACAGAGCATCGTTTTGAAGCTAGTCCTGAAGTGACTGTACAAGAGACAACTGACCATGCTCAACCTAAGACACTCTCGCTGGCGGTACCGGAATCTGTTTTAGTTGATCAGTTCTGGTCCTGGTATGGTGGTATGCAATCACGAGATGAGGGGAGCATACGCTTTACCCCTCAGGGGTATGTCGAACCGACAATTCTCTATCTTAAACGTGAAGATGGGCAGGAAATGTCGCTCATCCTCTCGCCCTTTCTAGGAACCGTAACCGTTGTGGATGGTCATGTGGTCCCAGATACCACCCTCTTTGCCAAGTAA
- the gspG gene encoding type II secretion system major pseudopilin GspG — protein sequence MKNMSSFLQRQHLEERGFTLIELMVVMVILGILAGLIVPRIMDRPEEARRTKSGVQIQSIEQALQLYKLDNGRYPTTEQGLRALVEPPAVGNLAKKWRSGGYLEKGKVPKDPWGNEFIYISPGLHGDFDLSSYGPDGQAGGEGMDADINNWELE from the coding sequence ATGAAAAATATGTCTTCTTTTTTACAGCGGCAACACCTGGAAGAGCGGGGGTTTACCCTTATTGAGCTTATGGTGGTTATGGTAATTTTGGGTATTTTGGCTGGTTTAATTGTTCCCCGAATTATGGATAGGCCTGAAGAGGCTCGTCGAACTAAATCTGGAGTGCAGATTCAATCAATTGAGCAAGCCTTGCAGCTCTATAAGCTTGATAATGGACGATATCCAACAACGGAGCAGGGGCTTCGTGCTCTAGTCGAGCCGCCTGCAGTTGGAAATCTTGCTAAAAAATGGCGGAGTGGGGGATATCTTGAAAAAGGGAAAGTCCCGAAAGATCCATGGGGTAATGAATTTATTTATATCAGTCCTGGCCTTCACGGTGATTTTGATTTGAGTTCTTATGGGCCTGATGGTCAGGCCGGTGGCGAGGGGATGGACGCTGATATCAATAACTGGGAGTTGGAATAA
- a CDS encoding delta-60 repeat domain-containing protein translates to MRTFQYRIWEVWIALGCLLGMFPGPLFAVVQLDNAFGLNGRVAAELGQLNGGHAALVQIDGKVVIAGSSSAQTGGPLNVVLLRLDQNGQLDPSFNQEGYVLNSLVAGDDEALALGQLSDGRLVIGGYTFNGNDRDFALACYSPDGKLDKDFGYNGATLHAIGNGDEEITALAVDTADRIVVVGASQGTSGKILIAARYLKNGRLDRSFGEEGLVLLGVGEDANGEGILLRKDGKILLSGSCVEQNKQSAILVGLKSDGSLDTDFGQQGVVSLAQTSMASEGYGLAQDSTGMIYLAGAVGELGSRRAALFRFTLSGTIDFDFGHNGLMPVGQGQEDAVLYDVVIHDNVLSAGGFTTEGGMRHFMLVSLCPPGIPAVQADGNMSYQELAPIQEIRINGNTRVQIRKLQTWTSALILQQMELLRTLVKEPTAQAKSPERTTHALFLNKLSAWLAPKTARASFVNQPTQGESTAGEWELQTLVTDFGGLESVCYALGVAPNGQILAVGTAGDATMSTLVAVRYIADDLIDRVVDSPGHRSSHIITLPSMEVTQTSLTTGGEISSNFPKEVVRRGVLFSLKPGQSFDRNQSSETTDVILPRLQSLAGFIVSEAVAAEPETLSQPWAALEEGITDNGEGRGVFYTRLKHLLPSSVYYLRAYAMTADGAMYYGDQLTVRTADACFIATASFGTLLHPCVQTLRQFRDTYLLSSSLGEKLVHLYYNLSPPMAAYIGQHPGLKLIVRVVLLPMIAFAWLALYLGLFPTCVLLMLVLSLVIKVGRMRAALCL, encoded by the coding sequence ATGCGAACGTTTCAGTATCGAATTTGGGAGGTTTGGATTGCCCTGGGGTGCCTTCTTGGCATGTTCCCAGGCCCCCTGTTTGCTGTTGTTCAACTGGACAACGCATTTGGCTTAAACGGTCGGGTGGCAGCTGAATTGGGACAATTGAATGGGGGGCATGCTGCCCTCGTCCAGATTGATGGAAAAGTGGTCATTGCTGGCTCATCTTCTGCTCAGACGGGTGGCCCCCTGAATGTTGTTCTGCTGCGATTAGATCAAAACGGCCAGCTTGATCCCAGCTTCAATCAAGAAGGATATGTGCTGAATTCTCTGGTGGCAGGAGATGATGAGGCACTTGCCTTGGGGCAACTCAGTGATGGCCGCCTTGTTATTGGTGGGTATACCTTTAATGGAAACGATCGAGATTTTGCCCTTGCCTGTTACTCCCCTGATGGCAAACTTGATAAGGATTTTGGCTACAATGGCGCGACCTTACATGCGATCGGCAATGGGGATGAGGAAATAACGGCCCTTGCAGTTGATACTGCTGATCGCATCGTTGTGGTTGGAGCCAGTCAGGGGACTTCGGGAAAGATTTTGATCGCTGCTCGTTATCTCAAAAATGGTCGACTTGATCGCAGTTTTGGAGAAGAGGGGCTTGTCCTGCTTGGAGTGGGGGAAGATGCTAACGGAGAAGGGATCCTTCTTCGCAAGGATGGGAAAATCCTTCTTTCCGGCTCCTGTGTCGAGCAAAACAAGCAGTCGGCCATTTTAGTCGGATTGAAGAGTGATGGTTCTCTCGATACCGATTTTGGTCAGCAGGGAGTGGTAAGCCTCGCTCAGACAAGCATGGCCAGTGAAGGGTACGGGCTAGCCCAGGATTCCACCGGTATGATTTATCTCGCTGGGGCTGTGGGGGAACTTGGATCGCGGCGAGCAGCCTTGTTTCGTTTTACACTAAGTGGAACAATTGATTTCGACTTTGGCCATAATGGGCTCATGCCGGTCGGTCAAGGACAGGAGGATGCTGTCCTCTACGATGTTGTGATCCACGATAACGTCCTCAGCGCTGGTGGCTTCACCACAGAAGGTGGTATGCGTCATTTTATGCTGGTCTCTTTATGTCCTCCTGGCATTCCAGCTGTTCAAGCCGATGGCAATATGAGCTATCAAGAGCTTGCTCCTATTCAGGAAATTCGTATCAATGGCAACACCCGGGTTCAGATACGAAAGTTGCAAACCTGGACCAGTGCGTTAATCTTACAACAGATGGAATTGTTACGCACACTTGTCAAAGAGCCTACAGCGCAGGCGAAGTCGCCGGAAAGAACAACTCATGCGTTGTTTCTGAACAAGCTCTCGGCCTGGCTTGCCCCGAAAACGGCCCGGGCCTCGTTTGTCAATCAGCCAACTCAAGGCGAAAGTACTGCTGGTGAATGGGAGCTGCAAACCCTGGTCACCGATTTTGGTGGTTTAGAATCTGTCTGCTATGCATTGGGTGTTGCTCCCAATGGTCAAATACTTGCCGTTGGTACCGCAGGCGATGCGACTATGAGCACTCTTGTCGCGGTGCGCTATATTGCCGATGATTTAATCGACCGTGTAGTCGATAGTCCAGGACATCGGAGTAGCCATATTATTACCTTGCCTTCCATGGAGGTAACCCAGACCTCTTTGACCACTGGAGGGGAGATCAGTTCCAACTTTCCTAAAGAGGTAGTTCGTCGTGGAGTACTCTTTAGTCTCAAACCGGGGCAATCTTTTGATAGGAACCAATCCTCTGAAACAACAGATGTTATTTTGCCGAGACTACAATCTCTAGCTGGGTTTATCGTCTCAGAGGCCGTTGCTGCCGAGCCGGAAACTCTGAGCCAGCCATGGGCCGCCTTAGAAGAGGGGATTACAGACAATGGTGAAGGGCGTGGAGTCTTTTACACCAGGCTAAAACACCTTTTGCCCAGTTCTGTCTATTACCTTCGAGCTTATGCCATGACAGCAGATGGGGCCATGTACTATGGCGATCAATTAACAGTGCGCACCGCCGATGCCTGTTTTATTGCGACGGCCTCCTTCGGTACCCTGCTTCATCCCTGTGTGCAAACGCTTCGCCAGTTTCGCGATACCTATCTGCTCTCTTCATCGTTGGGGGAGAAGTTGGTGCACCTCTATTACAATCTGTCTCCACCGATGGCCGCCTATATTGGACAACACCCTGGTCTAAAACTGATTGTCCGAGTTGTATTATTACCAATGATCGCGTTTGCCTGGTTGGCACTTTATTTAGGTCTGTTTCCTACTTGTGTTCTCTTAATGCTTGTGCTGTCTCTTGTTATAAAAGTTGGGCGAATGCGAGCAGCTTTGTGTTTGTAA
- a CDS encoding PEP-CTERM sorting domain-containing protein, giving the protein MKTVKVWGFALLLVCSGVLTTQAAVIDFESLAHDDSTTVDHGATYVEDGIVIKNLATVESSGWEPSLASFGIQSWGYAGSTALFNDNLEGVTWIASAVSPLFSVYSIDLSELYDLGVSETVTFYATNSSGATVSQSFTLDGSFGMETFSFSSDFIDVASVYWIQTDYGVQFDNIVTSPVPEPSTLLLFGLGLFGLSACTNKKFAK; this is encoded by the coding sequence GTGAAAACAGTTAAAGTATGGGGCTTTGCCCTCTTGTTGGTCTGCAGTGGGGTGTTGACGACTCAAGCCGCAGTTATTGATTTTGAATCATTGGCACATGATGACAGTACCACCGTTGACCACGGGGCTACCTACGTGGAGGATGGCATTGTTATCAAAAACTTGGCCACTGTGGAGTCTTCAGGTTGGGAGCCTTCTTTGGCCTCGTTTGGTATTCAGTCCTGGGGATATGCAGGCTCCACCGCTTTATTCAATGATAATTTGGAGGGAGTTACCTGGATAGCGAGTGCAGTTTCTCCCCTGTTCTCTGTGTACTCCATTGACCTCTCCGAACTGTACGATCTTGGTGTATCTGAAACCGTCACTTTTTATGCGACTAATTCCTCAGGGGCGACCGTTTCTCAGTCGTTTACTCTGGATGGCAGCTTTGGTATGGAAACCTTCAGTTTTAGCTCAGATTTTATTGATGTTGCCTCGGTCTATTGGATACAAACGGATTATGGGGTTCAGTTTGATAATATCGTAACTTCACCCGTTCCTGAACCTTCAACGCTTCTGCTTTTTGGACTTGGGTTGTTTGGTCTGTCTGCTTGTACCAATAAAAAGTTTGCGAAATAA
- a CDS encoding metallophosphoesterase, with protein sequence MNMDRRELLKIGGASAAGIALSGLDLPWLRLNPAMADALSDDAWCFGVMADTQWKRSDDENEEKSTCALRIIDALNKQFIQHGCKYVIQVGDLVNDEEKDGARTLHYRADACQALYDAGVGFYPVRGNHEDSAQAAVEVPDLFPQMLGQGDNLAGATNFSYPFKALEGLSYSFDVENVRCVFIDQFVRPDGSNYNGEARYDNNLLDQLDWVEETLKSTSSDQHTFVFAHKNLIGQNHKDVISGGDLTANPTHRDRFIKMMDVNGVGYYMGGHDHVHHRSIVTDAAQEYNVDQIICSSNSYKFYTPRTGDDGREFPVCQELYTIGFYIVTVDGPRVTVDFYSASHGQDYGSQRLETLPSELTFYLRERFGYSLNGGHFAVERNESYTSVTSTFEGYAAKILRGTNKNSETDILGRKLCKTVNTGWAESSSVSMAGSPILTLWGLVDNLSLYDEELSGKLPSSNEPTVTDTYALSLSYNRRKFRPSHLVTGRVAIASRNEEKQWVNAVELNSGGTSQFVYGPWKESYGLGTYGIDPKTGTAWAVLNQESDFVVKYI encoded by the coding sequence ATGAACATGGATCGACGTGAGCTGCTGAAAATTGGTGGTGCCAGTGCTGCTGGTATTGCCTTGTCGGGATTAGATCTGCCTTGGTTGCGACTGAACCCTGCCATGGCAGATGCTCTTTCTGATGATGCCTGGTGCTTCGGCGTTATGGCTGACACACAGTGGAAAAGAAGTGATGATGAAAATGAGGAAAAGTCAACCTGCGCCCTGCGTATCATTGACGCTTTAAACAAACAATTTATCCAGCACGGTTGTAAATATGTGATCCAGGTCGGTGACTTGGTCAATGATGAAGAAAAAGACGGAGCGCGCACTCTTCACTATCGGGCTGATGCCTGCCAGGCTCTCTACGATGCGGGGGTCGGATTCTATCCTGTACGAGGCAACCACGAGGATTCGGCGCAAGCCGCGGTTGAGGTCCCCGATCTGTTTCCCCAAATGTTAGGCCAGGGCGACAATCTCGCTGGTGCGACCAACTTCAGTTATCCCTTTAAGGCATTAGAAGGTCTGTCTTACAGTTTTGATGTGGAAAATGTTCGTTGTGTCTTTATTGATCAGTTTGTTCGCCCTGATGGATCCAACTATAACGGTGAAGCACGTTACGATAACAATCTGCTTGATCAGCTCGACTGGGTAGAAGAAACCCTGAAAAGCACATCTTCAGATCAACATACTTTTGTTTTCGCACATAAAAATTTGATTGGCCAGAATCATAAAGATGTCATCAGTGGTGGTGATTTGACAGCGAATCCAACCCATCGTGATCGATTTATCAAAATGATGGATGTCAATGGAGTTGGCTATTACATGGGCGGCCATGACCATGTTCATCACCGCTCGATCGTTACTGACGCTGCACAGGAGTATAATGTCGATCAGATTATCTGCTCTTCAAACAGTTATAAATTTTACACGCCTCGTACGGGAGATGATGGTCGTGAATTTCCCGTCTGCCAAGAGTTGTATACTATTGGATTTTATATTGTAACTGTTGATGGCCCGCGGGTTACCGTGGATTTCTATTCGGCAAGTCATGGGCAGGATTATGGAAGCCAGCGGTTGGAGACTTTGCCCAGTGAATTAACCTTCTACCTGCGGGAACGCTTTGGCTATAGCCTTAACGGAGGACATTTTGCGGTTGAGCGCAATGAAAGCTACACCAGTGTGACTTCGACATTTGAGGGGTATGCCGCAAAAATTTTGCGCGGAACCAACAAGAACTCAGAGACCGATATACTTGGCCGAAAATTATGTAAAACTGTCAATACCGGCTGGGCAGAGAGTTCTTCTGTTTCCATGGCTGGCAGCCCTATATTGACTCTGTGGGGGCTGGTGGACAATCTGAGTTTGTATGATGAAGAACTCTCAGGAAAGTTGCCTAGTTCCAATGAGCCCACGGTGACAGACACCTACGCGCTATCGCTGAGTTATAACCGACGGAAATTTCGCCCATCACATCTGGTGACAGGACGTGTGGCTATTGCCTCACGAAATGAGGAAAAGCAGTGGGTTAATGCGGTTGAACTCAATTCAGGGGGAACCTCTCAGTTTGTCTATGGCCCCTGGAAAGAATCCTATGGTCTTGGCACCTACGGTATTGATCCCAAAACTGGGACCGCTTGGGCTGTCTTGAATCAAGAAAGCGATTTTGTCGTCAAATATATTTGA
- a CDS encoding molybdopterin-binding protein, with translation MAEVSLRKSVPVTEAVGMVLPHDITEIVKDSFKGRAFKKGHVIRPEDVDHLRRLGKEHIYVLKLGAEEIHENEAAQLMAKALAGSGVQYSEEVVEGKVSLYAAVDGLLKVNKEALYQFNLLGEVMCATLQDNTPVKKGEQIAASRLIPLVGQRQVVDAAIKLAEETFPIVEVVELPKVKAGLVITGSEVFYGRIQDQFEAVLRKKMEGIGSEVAMVGFAPDDVSLIAQEIKKCLAGGAELIVTSGGMSVDPDDLTRMGIKEAGAELTEYGTPVLPGAMFLVGKIGEVPVLGVPACGMFHSITVLDLLLPRILIGETIGREELAALGHGGLCRNCPKCQYPVCSFGKG, from the coding sequence ATGGCTGAAGTGTCACTGAGAAAAAGTGTTCCGGTAACCGAGGCGGTGGGCATGGTGCTCCCGCATGATATTACAGAGATTGTCAAAGACAGCTTTAAGGGGCGGGCCTTTAAAAAAGGCCACGTAATTCGTCCTGAGGATGTTGATCACTTGCGTCGATTGGGCAAGGAGCATATCTATGTGCTCAAACTTGGCGCTGAAGAGATCCATGAAAACGAGGCAGCTCAACTCATGGCCAAAGCTCTTGCTGGCAGTGGCGTTCAGTATTCAGAGGAAGTCGTCGAGGGCAAGGTCAGTTTGTATGCGGCTGTTGATGGCCTCCTGAAAGTCAATAAAGAAGCGCTTTACCAATTTAACCTGCTCGGCGAGGTTATGTGTGCCACCTTGCAGGATAACACCCCTGTAAAGAAGGGAGAGCAAATCGCTGCCTCTCGCCTGATTCCCCTGGTTGGACAGCGTCAAGTTGTAGATGCGGCTATTAAGCTTGCGGAGGAGACCTTTCCAATCGTTGAAGTGGTTGAGCTCCCTAAGGTCAAAGCGGGGTTGGTTATCACCGGCAGTGAAGTTTTTTACGGGCGTATTCAGGATCAGTTCGAAGCGGTGCTTCGTAAAAAAATGGAGGGGATTGGCTCTGAGGTCGCCATGGTCGGGTTTGCGCCGGATGATGTTTCCCTGATTGCCCAAGAAATTAAAAAATGTCTTGCCGGTGGTGCCGAACTTATCGTTACATCCGGTGGTATGTCGGTCGATCCCGATGATCTCACCCGTATGGGGATTAAAGAAGCCGGTGCAGAACTGACCGAGTATGGTACACCGGTTTTGCCCGGGGCCATGTTCCTTGTAGGGAAAATCGGTGAGGTGCCCGTGTTGGGAGTTCCCGCCTGCGGTATGTTTCACAGTATCACCGTGCTTGATCTGCTGTTGCCTCGAATCCTGATTGGAGAGACCATCGGGCGAGAAGAACTAGCAGCCCTTGGTCATGGTGGCCTCTGTCGCAACTGTCCAAAATGTCAGTACCCTGTTTGTAGTTTTGGGAAAGGGTAA
- a CDS encoding Trm112 family protein gives MIKQELVEILACPKCKGPVEQQQDPPGLICRSCQLLYPVRDDIPIMLIDEAQELADKEQ, from the coding sequence ATGATTAAACAGGAACTTGTTGAGATTCTGGCCTGTCCCAAATGCAAAGGACCTGTGGAACAACAGCAGGACCCGCCCGGGCTTATCTGCCGCAGCTGTCAGTTATTGTATCCTGTACGTGACGACATCCCCATCATGCTCATCGACGAGGCCCAAGAACTTGCAGACAAGGAGCAGTAA